The Streptomyces kanamyceticus genome window below encodes:
- a CDS encoding Asp23/Gls24 family envelope stress response protein, producing the protein MATQDLTTKAATSAGDAKSLSGTVQKSVTGSTTVTGGTGVDEPAATRGKTSIADVVVVKIAGMAAREIPGVYDMGGGLSRTLGAVRDRVPGGRPNVGRGVKVEVGERQTAIDLDIVVEYGVPITDVAHDVRENVIAAVERITGLEVVEVNVAINDVRLPDDDEGDSSGETRVE; encoded by the coding sequence ATGGCGACACAGGACCTCACCACCAAGGCGGCGACGTCCGCGGGCGACGCGAAGAGCCTGAGCGGCACCGTCCAGAAGAGCGTCACGGGTTCCACCACCGTCACCGGCGGTACCGGTGTCGACGAACCGGCCGCCACGCGCGGCAAGACCTCCATCGCCGACGTCGTGGTGGTGAAGATCGCGGGCATGGCCGCGCGCGAGATCCCCGGCGTGTACGACATGGGAGGCGGCCTGTCCCGCACGCTCGGCGCCGTGCGCGACCGCGTGCCCGGCGGGCGGCCCAACGTGGGGCGCGGCGTGAAGGTCGAGGTGGGCGAGCGCCAGACGGCGATCGACCTGGACATCGTGGTCGAGTACGGCGTGCCCATCACGGACGTGGCGCACGACGTGCGCGAGAACGTCATCGCGGCGGTGGAGCGCATCACCGGCCTGGAGGTCGTCGAGGTCAACGTGGCGATCAACGACGTACGCCTGCCCGATGACGACGAGGGGGACTCCTCGGGCGAGACCCGCGTGGAGTAG
- a CDS encoding DUF1295 domain-containing protein, which yields MNGFAWGAFAWSAFGANLAVAAGAALAVLLAAFAVGLRTGKHRVVDVAWGVAFTAVAVASCVMSAGHGDPGRRLLVTALTAIWGLRLAAHIAWRGRGHGEDPRYERMLAKAPDSRAAYAFRMVYLLQAALVWLVSLPVQAAGYVTGPMGPVAVAGTALWLTGLVFEAVGDHQLARFKADPARRGRIMDRGLWSWTRHPNYFGDFCVWWGLFLLVCDAPAAAAATVVGPVTMSLLLTLGSGKALLERHMAQRPGYAEYVRRTSGFFPRPPRESG from the coding sequence ATGAACGGGTTCGCCTGGGGTGCGTTCGCCTGGAGTGCCTTCGGGGCCAACCTCGCCGTCGCGGCGGGCGCCGCTCTCGCGGTGCTGCTCGCCGCCTTCGCCGTAGGGCTGCGCACCGGGAAGCACCGGGTCGTCGACGTCGCCTGGGGAGTCGCCTTCACCGCCGTCGCCGTGGCGTCCTGCGTCATGTCCGCGGGGCACGGGGACCCCGGACGGCGGCTGCTCGTCACCGCGCTGACCGCGATCTGGGGGCTGCGCCTCGCCGCGCACATCGCCTGGCGCGGCCGGGGGCACGGCGAGGACCCGCGCTACGAGCGGATGCTGGCCAAGGCGCCGGACAGCAGGGCCGCGTACGCCTTCCGCATGGTCTATCTGCTGCAGGCCGCGCTCGTGTGGCTGGTGTCGCTGCCGGTGCAGGCGGCCGGGTACGTGACCGGGCCGATGGGGCCCGTAGCCGTCGCCGGAACCGCGCTGTGGCTGACCGGCCTCGTCTTCGAAGCGGTCGGCGACCACCAACTCGCCCGGTTCAAGGCCGACCCGGCCCGGCGCGGCCGGATCATGGACAGAGGCCTGTGGTCCTGGACCCGGCACCCGAACTACTTCGGCGACTTCTGTGTCTGGTGGGGACTGTTCCTGCTGGTGTGCGACGCTCCCGCCGCGGCGGCCGCCACGGTCGTGGGCCCCGTGACGATGAGTCTGCTGCTCACCCTCGGCAGCGGAAAGGCGCTCCTCGAACGGCACATGGCACAGCGGCCCGGCTATGCCGAGTACGTGCGGCGCACCAGCGGGTTCTTTCCCCGGCCGCCGCGCGAGAGCGGGTGA
- a CDS encoding RNA polymerase sigma factor — translation MKSYARSDAALRREQDLLTVRAAEGDEEAFETLVHHHAPALLRLATRLLGSRAEAEDAVQESFVSAWRKLPEFRGDARFGTWIHRIVTNRCLNVLRSRRSELGLDAVPEPPAPDHQVSPSRAAEAHAAVADLSRAMEGLSAEQRVCWVLRELDGVSYESIAETVGISPEAVRGRVFRARRYLTEAMAAWR, via the coding sequence GTGAAGTCGTACGCGCGGTCGGACGCGGCCCTGCGGCGTGAGCAGGACCTGTTGACGGTCAGGGCGGCGGAGGGTGACGAGGAGGCGTTCGAGACCCTGGTGCACCACCACGCGCCCGCCCTGCTGCGACTGGCCACCCGGCTCCTGGGCAGCAGGGCCGAGGCCGAGGACGCCGTGCAGGAGTCGTTCGTGAGCGCCTGGCGGAAGCTGCCGGAGTTCCGTGGCGACGCCAGGTTCGGCACCTGGATCCACCGGATCGTCACCAACAGGTGCCTCAACGTGCTGCGGTCGCGCCGCTCCGAACTGGGCCTCGACGCCGTGCCCGAACCACCGGCGCCCGACCACCAGGTGTCACCCTCGCGTGCGGCGGAGGCACACGCCGCCGTGGCGGACCTGTCACGGGCCATGGAGGGCCTCTCCGCGGAGCAGCGCGTGTGCTGGGTGCTGCGCGAACTGGACGGCGTGTCCTACGAGTCCATTGCCGAGACGGTCGGCATCAGCCCGGAGGCGGTTCGCGGCCGTGTCTTCCGGGCGCGGCGCTATCTGACGGAGGCGATGGCCGCATGGCGATGA
- a CDS encoding DUF1365 domain-containing protein: protein MSPDVVPALYPSVVTHVRTRPERYVLTHRTYLWLVDLDRLPALPRPLRALARFDGRDHFAGRPDGIRVGLERFLAAHGVDLAGGRVLMLANARVLGHVFNPLTLFWCYDSGGELRRVVAEVHNTYGERHAYLLEPDGAGRAEVAKEFYVSPFFPVDGAYRMRLPVPDERLRIAVELARDGVSAFTATVRGERRPVTARNLLRTLARHPWPTLAVSAAIRRHGIRLWLRGLPVQDRPDHRVQRGMQ, encoded by the coding sequence GTGAGCCCGGACGTGGTGCCCGCGCTCTATCCGAGCGTCGTCACGCACGTCCGCACCCGGCCCGAGCGGTACGTACTGACGCACCGCACCTACCTGTGGCTCGTCGACCTCGACCGGCTGCCCGCGCTGCCCCGGCCGCTGCGGGCGCTCGCCCGGTTCGACGGGCGCGACCACTTCGCCGGGCGTCCGGACGGCATCAGGGTCGGACTCGAACGCTTCCTGGCCGCGCACGGCGTGGACCTGGCGGGCGGGCGCGTCCTGATGCTCGCCAACGCGCGCGTGCTCGGCCACGTCTTCAACCCGCTGACGCTCTTCTGGTGCTACGACTCCGGAGGCGAGCTGCGCCGCGTGGTGGCCGAGGTGCACAACACCTACGGCGAGCGGCACGCCTATCTCCTGGAGCCGGACGGCGCGGGCCGTGCCGAAGTCGCCAAGGAGTTCTACGTCTCGCCGTTCTTCCCGGTGGACGGCGCCTACCGGATGCGCCTGCCGGTGCCGGACGAACGGCTGCGGATCGCCGTCGAGCTGGCGCGCGACGGGGTCAGCGCCTTCACCGCGACCGTGCGGGGCGAGCGGCGCCCCGTGACCGCGAGGAACCTGCTGCGCACCCTCGCCCGCCACCCCTGGCCGACGCTCGCGGTGAGCGCGGCCATCCGGCGGCACGGGATCCGGCTGTGGCTGCGCGGCCTGCCCGTCCAGGACAGGCCCGACCATCGCGTACAGAGAGGAATGCAGTGA
- a CDS encoding MFS transporter, with the protein MVWLLAVACGVGVGNVYFPQAVSPLIADGLGVSPDTAAYVVTATQFGYAGGIFLLVPLGDRFPYRPLLVTLFTLAGLGLLGAGAAPGIGSLVAAGVLIGITTVIAPIVAPMAVGLVADDRRGAVTGTLLSGSIGGMLLSRAFGGSVGEWLGWRAPYLITAAVALLVAVVLARALPRTTAPSRQRYPALLTASLQLLRTEPELRRSCVYQATVFGGFSALWTGVALLLTGPEYGLGASAVGVLALVNAGTMLCTPVAGRAVDRRGPDAVNLVCLVAVLVAAAVLLLGGLGGAVGLVGLAVGSLLLDVAMQSGMVANQVRIFALSDEARARLNTAYMTCGYLGGSVGSWLGVRAYDRFGWSGVCGLVALLAAVALARHVLGPRAEEAATLRSR; encoded by the coding sequence ATGGTGTGGCTGCTCGCCGTGGCCTGCGGCGTGGGCGTGGGCAACGTGTACTTCCCGCAGGCCGTCAGTCCGCTGATCGCCGACGGCCTCGGCGTCTCGCCCGACACGGCCGCCTACGTGGTGACGGCGACCCAGTTCGGCTACGCGGGCGGCATCTTCCTCCTCGTACCGCTCGGCGACCGCTTCCCCTACCGGCCGCTGCTCGTCACGCTGTTCACGCTCGCCGGACTCGGCCTGCTCGGCGCGGGCGCGGCGCCCGGCATCGGGTCGCTCGTCGCCGCGGGTGTCCTCATCGGCATCACGACCGTGATCGCCCCGATCGTCGCGCCCATGGCGGTGGGCCTGGTCGCCGACGACCGGCGCGGCGCGGTCACCGGCACGCTCCTCAGCGGGTCGATCGGCGGGATGCTGCTGTCCCGGGCCTTCGGCGGCAGCGTCGGCGAATGGCTCGGCTGGCGGGCCCCGTACCTGATCACGGCCGCGGTCGCCCTGCTCGTCGCGGTCGTACTCGCCCGCGCCCTGCCACGCACGACAGCCCCGTCGAGGCAGCGCTACCCCGCGCTGCTCACGGCCTCGCTCCAACTGCTGCGCACTGAACCGGAGTTGCGCCGCTCCTGCGTCTACCAGGCCACGGTCTTCGGGGGGTTCTCCGCGCTGTGGACCGGCGTGGCGCTGCTGCTCACGGGCCCGGAGTACGGGCTCGGCGCATCGGCCGTCGGGGTGCTCGCCCTGGTCAACGCGGGGACGATGCTCTGTACGCCGGTGGCGGGCCGGGCGGTGGACCGGCGCGGTCCCGACGCCGTCAACCTCGTCTGCCTCGTCGCGGTCCTCGTCGCGGCCGCGGTGCTCCTCCTCGGCGGGCTCGGCGGGGCGGTGGGACTCGTGGGCCTTGCGGTGGGCTCGCTGCTGCTCGACGTCGCGATGCAGTCGGGCATGGTCGCCAACCAGGTACGGATCTTCGCCCTGAGCGACGAGGCCCGGGCGCGGCTCAACACGGCGTACATGACGTGCGGTTACCTCGGCGGCAGCGTCGGTTCGTGGCTCGGCGTACGGGCGTACGACAGGTTCGGCTGGTCCGGCGTGTGCGGCCTGGTGGCCCTGCTCGCCGCCGTCGCGCTGGCCCGCCACGTGCTCGGCCCGCGCGCCGAGGAGGCGGCTACGCTCCGGTCGCGATGA
- a CDS encoding alkaline shock response membrane anchor protein AmaP yields the protein MTSGIRGGANRTVLACAAAVLLGAGVTLASATDPVRDRLPAGWPHLGDDRAWLDASALERWRDHTWWPAAVIAVLSVVFLLLVYGTVAQVRAGRLRALPLGRGDVTLAGPALGAALADRARTIDGVRRAHVQVLGRPHRLRASITLVLDPDASPSAVLRTLSGDAVAEARAAAAPRELAADVRIRVRQHRAGRVH from the coding sequence GTGACGAGCGGAATCCGTGGCGGCGCCAACCGGACGGTACTGGCCTGCGCGGCGGCGGTCCTCCTGGGCGCGGGGGTCACCCTGGCCTCGGCGACCGACCCCGTACGGGACCGGCTCCCCGCCGGGTGGCCGCACCTGGGCGATGACCGGGCGTGGCTCGACGCGAGCGCCCTGGAGCGCTGGCGCGACCACACGTGGTGGCCCGCCGCCGTGATCGCGGTCCTGTCCGTCGTCTTCCTGCTGCTCGTGTACGGGACGGTCGCGCAGGTCCGCGCGGGGCGGCTGCGCGCGCTGCCCCTCGGCCGTGGCGATGTCACGCTGGCGGGGCCCGCCCTCGGCGCCGCGCTGGCCGACCGGGCCAGGACGATCGACGGTGTGCGCCGGGCCCATGTCCAAGTCCTCGGCCGTCCGCACCGGCTGCGCGCCTCCATCACCCTCGTCCTGGACCCGGACGCCTCACCGTCGGCGGTGCTGCGCACGCTGTCCGGGGACGCCGTCGCGGAGGCGCGGGCGGCAGCGGCTCCGCGCGAACTGGCGGCGGACGTCCGCATCAGGGTCCGGCAGCATCGGGCGGGGCGGGTGCACTGA
- a CDS encoding GNAT family N-acetyltransferase: MLIRPVTAAELPLLQDIERAAGEPFRALGMARIADDEPPAVEDLDRFRRAGRAWVAVDEAGAPVAYLISEPVDDADAEHIEQVSVHPRAARRGVGGALIEHAARHARAAGRSALTLTTFADVPWNAPYYARIGFRPLAAAELTPELRAIRAHEAELGLDRWPRLCMRRDLTPAGRTAP, from the coding sequence CTGCTCATCCGCCCCGTCACCGCCGCCGAACTCCCCCTGCTCCAGGACATCGAGCGGGCCGCGGGAGAGCCGTTCCGTGCCCTCGGGATGGCCCGGATCGCCGACGACGAGCCACCCGCCGTCGAGGATCTCGACCGCTTCCGCCGGGCGGGGCGCGCCTGGGTGGCCGTGGACGAGGCAGGCGCCCCCGTCGCGTACCTGATCAGCGAGCCGGTCGACGACGCGGACGCCGAGCACATCGAGCAGGTCTCGGTGCATCCGCGGGCCGCCCGCCGCGGGGTCGGCGGGGCCCTGATCGAGCACGCCGCGCGGCACGCCCGCGCGGCGGGACGTTCCGCGCTCACCCTGACGACGTTCGCCGACGTGCCGTGGAACGCCCCGTACTACGCGCGCATCGGATTCCGCCCGCTCGCCGCGGCCGAACTCACCCCGGAGCTGCGGGCGATCCGCGCGCACGAGGCGGAACTCGGCCTGGACCGCTGGCCCCGCCTGTGCATGCGCCGCGACCTCACCCCTGCGGGCCGTACCGCTCCCTGA
- a CDS encoding DUF6286 domain-containing Asp23/Gls24 family envelope stress response protein produces MSTPGMPPEPRTRPDERGSTTVANRAVRRIAERAATEVRTAGPVLVSGASASVRGRRARVALNVTLPYPGPLDEAGERVRSHVVDRTARLTGLAVPSARIHVHALSRQDGTEAAGSARAVAAETGPDPARTARRPWSERRLPMGLFTLTAAAACGVLLYEVVSVHAAGRAPARWRVDLLDWLSAHGPGVTAVDLAAAAGVFALGVWLLILAVTPGKRRRIPLATPAPGVHATLERAAAAALLRDAVRDVPGITRVRVRMGRRGARVRTRLGFGDQDAAREAVRQAALAATDGFGLARPLKLRVRVRTEPTWRAPTAHETSGSTR; encoded by the coding sequence ATGAGTACGCCGGGCATGCCGCCCGAGCCCCGTACCCGGCCCGATGAACGCGGTTCGACGACCGTCGCGAACCGGGCGGTGCGGCGGATCGCGGAGCGCGCCGCGACGGAGGTACGGACGGCGGGCCCGGTCCTGGTGTCGGGCGCTTCGGCGTCCGTCCGGGGCCGCCGGGCCCGGGTCGCCCTGAACGTCACGCTGCCCTACCCCGGTCCGCTGGACGAGGCGGGCGAGCGGGTGCGCTCCCACGTCGTGGACCGCACCGCGCGGCTCACCGGCCTCGCGGTGCCGTCGGCCCGCATCCACGTACACGCCCTGTCGCGGCAGGACGGCACGGAAGCGGCGGGGAGCGCGCGGGCGGTGGCGGCGGAGACGGGCCCGGACCCGGCGCGCACCGCGCGGCGTCCGTGGTCCGAACGCCGCCTGCCCATGGGCCTGTTCACCCTCACCGCGGCGGCCGCCTGCGGAGTACTGCTGTACGAGGTGGTCTCCGTGCACGCGGCCGGGCGCGCTCCCGCGCGGTGGCGGGTGGACCTGCTGGACTGGCTGTCCGCGCACGGCCCCGGCGTCACCGCCGTCGATCTCGCCGCGGCGGCAGGCGTGTTCGCCCTCGGCGTGTGGCTGCTGATCCTGGCGGTGACACCGGGCAAGCGGCGCCGCATCCCCTTGGCGACGCCCGCCCCCGGCGTGCACGCCACGCTCGAACGCGCCGCGGCGGCCGCCTTGTTGAGGGACGCGGTGCGCGACGTTCCGGGCATCACACGGGTGCGGGTCCGCATGGGACGCCGCGGCGCCCGGGTGCGCACGAGGCTGGGATTCGGGGACCAGGACGCCGCCCGCGAGGCGGTGCGGCAGGCCGCGCTGGCCGCGACGGACGGCTTCGGCCTCGCCCGGCCGCTCAAGCTGCGCGTGCGGGTCCGCACCGAACCGACATGGCGCGCCCCGACGGCGCACGAGACAAGCGGGAGCACCCGGTGA
- a CDS encoding SAM-dependent methyltransferase codes for MTTHVFEPDGGIDADRWPDVAAVPRCSPVRQAIARAIVLRALRRLPLRVRLGDAEEFGARGPLLVVRAPDAFLRRIAVGGLIGFGESYLAEEWDADDLVGVLGVLARHAATLVPAPLQRLRGLWAPRQPDAQRNTLTGARANVHRHYDLSNDLFALFLDETLSYSSAVFDRSRGSWRELPAAQRRKIDRLLDLCGVTEGSKVLEIGTGWGELAIRAAARGAVVHSVTLSAEQRELARERVRAAGFADRVRVELCDYRQVTGRYDAVVSVEMIEAVGAEYWPAYFRALETLLAPGGRVALQAITMPHDRMRASADTHTWIQKYIFPGGLIPSLRAIEETAAAHTSLRVTAREGYGSHYAETLRLWRERFAQQAAYVDELGFDATFRRMWTFYLAYSEAGFRSGYLDVQQIQLSGGPS; via the coding sequence GTGACCACGCACGTCTTCGAACCCGACGGTGGCATCGACGCCGACCGGTGGCCCGACGTGGCGGCGGTGCCGCGCTGTTCGCCGGTGCGGCAGGCGATCGCCCGCGCGATCGTGCTGCGCGCGCTGCGCCGTCTTCCGCTGCGGGTGCGCCTCGGGGACGCCGAGGAGTTCGGTGCGCGCGGCCCGTTGCTGGTGGTCCGCGCGCCCGACGCGTTCCTGCGGCGGATCGCGGTCGGCGGGCTCATCGGCTTCGGCGAGTCCTATCTGGCGGAGGAGTGGGACGCCGACGACCTCGTGGGCGTACTCGGCGTGCTCGCCCGGCACGCCGCCACCCTGGTGCCCGCCCCGCTGCAGCGGCTGCGCGGGCTGTGGGCGCCCCGGCAGCCCGACGCCCAGCGCAACACCCTGACCGGCGCGCGGGCCAACGTCCACCGCCACTACGACCTGTCCAACGACCTCTTCGCGCTCTTCCTCGACGAGACGCTCAGCTATTCGTCGGCGGTCTTCGACCGGTCGCGGGGCAGCTGGCGGGAGCTGCCCGCCGCCCAGCGCCGCAAGATCGACCGGCTGCTCGACCTGTGCGGCGTGACCGAGGGCAGCAAGGTGCTCGAAATCGGCACCGGCTGGGGCGAGCTGGCGATCCGGGCGGCGGCGCGCGGCGCCGTCGTCCACTCGGTCACGCTCTCCGCCGAGCAGCGGGAGCTGGCCCGTGAGCGCGTCAGGGCGGCCGGGTTCGCGGACCGCGTGCGGGTCGAGCTGTGCGACTACCGGCAGGTCACCGGACGTTACGACGCCGTCGTCAGCGTCGAGATGATCGAAGCCGTCGGCGCGGAGTACTGGCCCGCCTACTTCCGCGCCCTGGAAACCCTGCTCGCGCCGGGCGGGCGGGTCGCGCTGCAGGCCATCACCATGCCGCACGACCGCATGCGCGCCTCGGCCGACACCCACACCTGGATCCAGAAGTACATCTTCCCCGGCGGCCTGATCCCCTCCCTGCGGGCCATCGAGGAGACGGCGGCCGCGCACACGTCGCTGCGCGTCACGGCCCGCGAGGGGTACGGGTCGCACTATGCCGAGACCCTGCGCCTTTGGCGCGAGCGCTTCGCCCAACAGGCCGCATACGTGGATGAGTTGGGGTTCGACGCCACCTTCCGGCGGATGTGGACCTTCTACCTCGCCTACTCCGAGGCGGGCTTCCGCTCGGGATATCTCGACGTCCAGCAGATCCAGTTGTCCGGAGGACCGTCATGA
- a CDS encoding AMP-binding protein has product MTEDPIEDATEDATESAYAYAHGTGGTPLLGDTIGRNLDRAVAAWPERDALVDMPTGRRWTYGEFGAAVAELARGFLGSGVGKGDRVGIWAVNCAEWVLVQYATARIGAIMVNINPAYRAHELDFVLKQAGISVLVASRSHKSSDYRALVEQVRPGCPELRAVHYIGDDSWDRLVDAGQRVTDAELAAHEAGLSCDDPINIQYTSGTTGFPKGATLSHHNILNNGYWVGRTVGYTEQDRICLPVPFYHCFGMVMGNLGATSHGACVVIPAASFDPVATLRAVERERCTSLYGVPTMFIAELNLPDFASYDLSSLRTGIMAGSPCPVEVMKRVVAEMHMAEVSICYGMTETSPVSTQTRRDDDLERRTGTVGRVLPHIEVKVVDPATGVTLPRGASGELCTRGYSVMLGYWDEPERTSEVIDAGRWMHTGDLAVMRDDGYVQIVGRIKDMIIRGGENIYPREIEEFLYGHPKISDVQVVGAPDERYGEVPLACVILREPTDVLTLDDLRAYCEGQLAHYKIPARLRIVDSFPMTVSGKVRKIELRERYGPQG; this is encoded by the coding sequence GTGACTGAGGACCCGATTGAGGACGCGACTGAGGACGCGACTGAGAGCGCGTACGCGTACGCGCACGGAACCGGTGGGACGCCCCTGCTCGGGGACACCATCGGCCGCAACCTCGACCGGGCCGTCGCGGCCTGGCCCGAGAGGGACGCGCTCGTGGACATGCCGACCGGCAGACGATGGACGTACGGCGAATTCGGCGCGGCTGTCGCCGAGTTGGCGCGCGGCTTCCTCGGCTCGGGTGTCGGCAAGGGCGACCGCGTAGGGATCTGGGCGGTGAACTGTGCCGAGTGGGTGCTCGTGCAGTACGCCACCGCGCGGATCGGCGCGATCATGGTGAACATCAACCCGGCTTACCGCGCTCACGAGTTGGACTTCGTCCTCAAGCAGGCCGGGATCTCCGTCCTGGTCGCCTCGCGGTCCCACAAGAGCAGCGACTACCGCGCGCTCGTCGAACAGGTGCGGCCGGGCTGCCCGGAGCTGCGCGCCGTCCACTACATCGGGGACGACTCGTGGGACCGGCTCGTCGACGCGGGGCAGCGGGTCACGGACGCCGAACTCGCCGCCCACGAGGCCGGGTTGAGCTGCGACGACCCCATCAACATCCAGTACACGTCGGGCACCACGGGCTTCCCCAAGGGGGCCACCCTCTCCCACCACAACATCCTCAACAACGGATACTGGGTGGGCCGTACGGTCGGCTACACCGAGCAGGACCGGATCTGCCTGCCCGTGCCCTTCTACCACTGCTTCGGCATGGTGATGGGAAACCTCGGGGCCACGTCGCACGGCGCGTGCGTGGTGATCCCCGCCGCGTCCTTCGACCCCGTCGCCACGCTGCGCGCCGTCGAACGGGAACGCTGCACCTCGCTGTACGGCGTACCGACGATGTTCATCGCGGAGCTGAACCTCCCCGACTTCGCCTCGTACGACCTGAGTTCGCTGCGCACCGGGATCATGGCGGGCTCGCCGTGCCCGGTCGAGGTGATGAAGCGGGTGGTCGCCGAGATGCACATGGCGGAGGTCTCCATCTGCTACGGCATGACCGAGACCTCACCCGTCTCCACCCAGACTCGCCGCGACGACGACCTGGAGCGCCGCACCGGCACGGTCGGCAGGGTCCTGCCGCACATAGAGGTGAAGGTCGTCGACCCGGCGACCGGCGTGACGCTGCCGCGCGGCGCCTCCGGCGAACTGTGCACGCGCGGCTACAGCGTGATGCTCGGCTACTGGGACGAGCCCGAACGGACCTCCGAGGTCATCGACGCCGGGCGCTGGATGCACACGGGTGACCTCGCGGTCATGCGCGACGACGGCTACGTCCAGATCGTCGGCCGCATCAAGGACATGATCATCAGGGGTGGCGAGAACATCTACCCCAGGGAGATCGAGGAGTTCCTGTACGGCCACCCGAAGATCTCCGACGTCCAGGTCGTGGGCGCCCCCGACGAGCGGTACGGCGAGGTGCCGCTGGCCTGCGTGATCCTGCGCGAGCCCACCGACGTACTGACACTGGATGATCTCCGGGCGTACTGCGAAGGGCAGTTGGCGCACTACAAGATCCCCGCGCGGCTGCGCATCGTGGACTCCTTCCCGATGACGGTCTCGGGCAAGGTGCGCAAGATCGAGCTCAGGGAGCGGTACGGCCCGCAGGGGTGA
- a CDS encoding ScbR family autoregulator-binding transcription factor: MAKQARAIRTRRAILEAAARVFDEHDYQAATITEILRTAGVTKGALYFHFQSKEDLALGVLTEQTGRLAVPPRTCRAQELVDVVLLHGYRLQSDPMVRAGVRLSLHEVGHRPDGRSPFDPWVDIVRELLETAKDQGELLSHVDTAASAEVVVGGFAGVQSMSETASRYRDLDRRAAALMRHLLPSIVIPSVLASLDLAEDRGARVFAELPGAAAGLTAAGLTAADLAVADLAVAGPAAPDPAEACPATPGLAAPGPAAPSPVAPSPAAADPAAPDPAAAGPATPSPVAPSPVAPSPAAPSPAAPDPAEACPATPSPAAPSPAAPSPAAPDPAAPSNAPVP, encoded by the coding sequence GTGGCCAAGCAAGCCCGGGCGATACGGACGCGTCGCGCGATCCTGGAAGCGGCGGCGAGGGTCTTCGACGAGCACGACTACCAAGCGGCCACCATCACCGAGATCCTCAGGACCGCGGGGGTGACCAAGGGGGCCCTCTACTTCCACTTCCAGTCCAAGGAGGACCTGGCCCTCGGCGTACTGACCGAGCAGACCGGGCGCCTGGCGGTGCCGCCGCGCACCTGCCGCGCACAGGAACTCGTCGATGTCGTACTGCTGCACGGCTATCGGTTACAGAGCGACCCGATGGTCCGGGCCGGAGTGCGCCTCTCCCTGCACGAGGTGGGCCATCGGCCCGACGGACGGAGTCCGTTCGACCCCTGGGTGGACATCGTCCGCGAGCTCCTCGAGACCGCCAAGGACCAGGGCGAGCTCCTGTCGCACGTCGACACCGCGGCGAGCGCCGAGGTCGTCGTGGGCGGCTTCGCCGGTGTGCAGTCCATGTCCGAGACGGCCAGCAGGTACCGGGACCTGGACCGCAGGGCCGCCGCCCTCATGCGGCACCTGCTGCCCAGCATCGTGATCCCCTCGGTACTCGCCTCACTCGACCTCGCCGAGGACCGGGGGGCGCGGGTGTTCGCCGAATTGCCTGGTGCGGCAGCGGGTCTTACGGCGGCGGGTCTTACGGCGGCAGATCTCGCGGTGGCAGATCTTGCGGTGGCAGGTCCCGCCGCGCCCGATCCCGCCGAAGCCTGTCCCGCGACGCCCGGTCTGGCCGCGCCCGGTCCAGCAGCGCCCAGTCCCGTCGCACCCAGCCCCGCCGCGGCCGATCCCGCCGCGCCCGATCCCGCCGCGGCCGGTCCCGCGACGCCCAGTCCCGTCGCACCCAGCCCCGTCGCACCCAGCCCCGCCGCACCCAGCCCCGCCGCGCCCGATCCCGCCGAAGCCTGTCCCGCGACGCCCAGTCCAGCCGCGCCCAGCCCCGCCGCACCCAGCCCCGCCGCGCCCGATCCCGCCGCGCCCAGCAACGCTCCGGTCCCCTGA